The Primulina huaijiensis isolate GDHJ02 chromosome 9, ASM1229523v2, whole genome shotgun sequence genomic interval TGTTAATACTCCTAACAATTCAAAAAATTGTAGGTATTCAACCGGAAGCAGATCCCCGTAGCACGGGAAATCCCAACACTCACCGACTCATTCAATGAGGATGTCGTAGCCGTACAACTTGGGCTTCAAGCAAAACAAACTCGTTCTGACACCTCGTCACCCACAAAATACGGCGTTATTTTTTTGTCTAATGACAAGTTTTCATCCACACTTGTATGACTAATGATTCATCTATATATCATTATTGAATAAATGATCACTGATCGATATACGTTTCATGTGTTGAGTGGATTGAGACTTATATGAAATTGAATGGATCGAGACACTACCCATATAAGTAGCTGGTATGATTTTTCCATCCCTTCTACAATCCAAAACTCGAGAGAAAATTACGCAACTCGCATGATTTCTATTTTTATAATACTATTGaccaatttatattttttatttctataaTTTACGTTTTTTCCTATCTTCCTTCTATTATACAATgcgtaggtctcttgtgagacggtttcacgaatttttatctgtgggacgggtcaaccctatcgatattcacaataaaaagtaatactcttatcataaaaagtaatactttttcatggatgacccaaataagagatccgtctcacaaaatacgacccgtgagaccatctcaattctcatacaagtttttgtcttatacAATTCATGATGccaaatttttcgaaaattaaatttagaagcCCATGTATTAATTAAATGCTTTACGTATCTGAGCTTTCAATGCATATCAAGTTTGTGTGTTCGTCCATGCAAAAATTGGATGGATTTGtccattatataaataaatcgtATAAAGTCAATTGCTATTACATTTTCGTATCCCGTCTCaaacttgaaatttttgaaCTCATTTCAAACAAAGGgaagaaatattaaatatgaactCAAATTCGATTTCTTATTTGTGCCATTTCCTAGAAACATCATcgcaaatttatattttaaaaaattataaataaattttgaattatttatgcAAGAGGGACGGACATCCCCTTCACATTATGCTATCTGTCTTTGCAAAGAATCTTAGAGCATGTTTGATTATGTTGGTGAGATGATTTTGACGACTTCATCTCATGGTTCTGCGAGAGTAAGACGATATTGTATAAATTAtgttaaaacattaatttttatgttgaaatgtaaattttttatcCTGTTAAAAAATAGGTAATtaataacaaattattattatgaataattaaaaatataaattacacataattaaaatatatatgtttacaaaaaaatacacgaaaaaaataattttaaaaaataaaaataaaaagtacatataattaagacaaaaacttgtgtaagacagtctcacagatcgtattttgtgatacggatatcttatttgggttatctatgaaaaaatattattttttatgctaagagtattactttttattgtgaatatcggtaggattgaccggtctcacagataaagattcgtgagaccgtctcacaagagacctactctataatTAAAGCAAATTACCTacaaacttaataaattattgtCCAAACATTTTACGAAGAATTTCTCGTTGCATCTTCGTAAAACACTGACGTTGCATGGCATTCAAATTTGGATCGTTAATATCTTTTTCCATAATCCGATTTTCATGCTCAATCTCCctcattttatattatttctaCTTTTCCTTATTCTCCATCTCCCTCGTTGCTTGCATTCTCTCCATCATTTGGATTTTTGGAGAATTGAGTTTCATTGATAATACGCCTCAACATTTGATCGTCGGTGTATGGAGATTGGGAAAGACTAATTCACTGAGAATTGAATTGGAAAAAAATTGGTTCGAGAGAATTGAGATAATTAGTGTTCCATGAATCCATTTTTATATTTGGattgaatgaaataaatataatgaataatttttttttaatgaatgtgGAATAAGTTGTAGTTTCTTGAAGACATAATTAAGTGAATTTATAAAAGAATGAAAAATATAGTCCTTACTAGCCGTCGTagatttttatcaatttttttttctattttttaataaatttttttaaaatttttaaagaccGGTATGATCTTGATCGTTAAATCTAAAACGACCAAGTCATCTCAACTATTATTTccttttatcaaaaaaatttattaattatttattttaattttttattaattattacagttgaatttaataattaaataaaaattaaaaaaaaacaaacaaacaaacaaaacaaaTCATAGACCACATCCTCTCCCCCTTAAATTGGAAAGGGGCGAGGAAGCATGAAGATGGCCGTAGCACTGTCCATGAATCATAAAGTTGAATACAAACAAATCAAACCTCGTTACTGGCAAGTTGCCACCAAGATTCCCAATTATACAAATTTCCAAATCTGACAGCAAAAGTTACCCAGATCTAAAAGTTTCTTCTGATACACCTTTCATGGTTTTTTTGCAACCAAGTAAATCACCAATCACACTTGATAATTATATatccaaattttatttcaagaaagATTTGTCAATTCTTCGATCAGAAGTGTTGCGATCaaaatttaaatgttttgtTTGTTTTCAAAGTTTGCATGAACAGGATCGTTTTAAACACATTCCAATTTCAAGAAACTGACGGAACATAATGCCGATTTCAGTAAATTTTTCAACTGAGGATAAGAGAACATGAATGCAGGATAAATGTTTTACTTGATCAGGAGTGCCTTTTGTCACTGGTAATGTGGCTACAAGGTACTCAATCTAATGCAATCCTCCATTCGGCTATGCATGATCAATTCAGGGGCTTCGAACTGTCTCATAATAGTACTGATTAACATCCTATCAGCATATTGCATGCACAAATTATTACAACCATGTACTAGATTCATGgttacaaatttttttcacTGAGGTATTCATTATTGTGCAGATCTACCTCTTATCCATAAATAGTAGATTAAAAGATGATAGAAGTTACTCAATGTTACAGATCAAACATAGTCAATAGGACGTGCCCAGTCTTTTCCAACAATCATTCCTCATAAACAATTCAAGACACCATTGCATCAGTTTCAGGGATTCTTCAACTATAAGATACAAGCGCACAAgcacatatttataaataataggTCACCAGCGACAATTAATACTAACCCATTGCATATTTCTGAGTCCAGCTCCTTGCTGTTTGCTCGTACTTGGCTCTGTCTGTCTTATACATATGAGCAATTTCTGGCACCAGAGGGTCATCGGGATTTGGATCCGTCAAAAGGGAACATATTGAGAGCAGTACCTAGAAACCACAACAATCAATCGTCAGAGGAACAGATAGAACTTTAATTTCAAGAAACAGATATAACAAGTTGCAAAAGCTTACAAATATGGTTTGAGAAGCTACACTACATTGAGCTCTTGCAACTATTATGTAGCTTTCATAGCTTATTCCCTTCACTCGCCTACCTTTTTGAATATCTAATTCCACACCAGATGCACATGTTTTTCCTCCTCACGGCTAGAGACTGTAAAATCCTCCAGCATTTTAATTTTCATCAATTTCAAGTCAATGCTCAGGGCCACGGGCAGCAAGGAACAAGGGATGCACATGTTTTTCCTCCTCAAGGTTAAGAGACTTGGGTAAAAATCCTCGAACATTTTCAGTTTCATCATTTTTGTTCAATTCGAGCTCAGATTAGTGGCAAAATCTCTACAACCGTTTGACGGTCGGtggttaatttattttcttaatcaACAATTGTTTGCCTTGAGTCCATACCGAATGTTTTAATATAGAGTAGTTTTGCTCTGTTGATATATTTAATCTCATGTATACATTAAACATGCCAATTCTCACCAAAGAGACATCCATTAAACAAGAAATAGGTACACCAGTAACAGAGCTACCATGAAAATTGAAGGGGGCGGCATTGGTAAAATACCGCAATTCCTAAGACAACAGTGGCAGGAAAAATTAAAGCAACAATACATTACCTATATGCTACTTTATACTAGTATTATGTATGAGAATACAATACTACCATTAAGGGTGTaaatgaatcaagctcgagcaGGAGCTAGACTAAAAAAGTACAATTTATAACTCTGGCTCAAGCGCAGCTTAAGTTCAAAAAATTTGTTCATGAGCATGTTTGCGAGCTCATATCACGCGTTTGGCTAGTAAGCAAGATCTCAATAACGTGTAAAATGTTAATGAACTTCgtacataaaattaaaaatagaattttatctaataataatattataaaaaatattatttttaaattcatataaataatttttacaactTCATGACCAAATAAAGTTGGGAGCTTATGGAAACCTTAGCTTGATTGAGCTTAACGCAAGATGGGCTCGTCAGGCTGGTGAACCTGCTCAACTCATCTTACACCCCCAAAAACCACACACACCCCAATTTATACTGCAAATATAAACTAAAATACAATACTACTTAATAGTTGATACTACTAATATATACTACTACTATTTATACTATACACCACTATTCTATAATACTTCATTCTAATATATACAACAACAGATCCGTCGGATGGAGGTCAAGTGGTTGATATTATCCCTCCTGGACCAGAACTTCTTGTTTCAGAAGTTGAATCCATCAGATTTGATCAACCATTAACGAGTAATCCTAATGTGGGTGGATTTGGTCAGGGAGATGCAGAAATAGTACTTCAAGATCCATTACGTGTCCAAGGTCTTTTATTCTTCTTGGCATCTGTTATTTTGGCACAAATCTTTTTGGTTCTTAAAAAGAAACAGTTCGAGAAGGTTCAATTGGCCATAGAAAATTGCTATGCTTATGTATCCATCCTCCCTACATTTGCATGCATCACTAGAAAAACGAACAGTGAGCGGTAAAAGTGTTTCTTATATGACTTTAGAAGTAGAGAAAAATGGCGAGTCCTTGGAAGCTATGTACTGTGCTGACGAATTGATGGGGGAGGACTTATAGAAGAGATGCATGAAAAGATTCAGTCTGAAGTGCATTTTAAAGTGATTCTGGCTGCGAAATCGAAGATTATAGATTGCAGGAAATTAGGGAATCATTGGAAACAGAAAATTATCTACGGTAAGTGTTATACCTCATTCCAAAAAACAAATATGACGGCTAATACACCTGTAATCTACTCAGTCAAAGCCGCTGTTCATTTTGAGATATAAGTGTGAACTTGTCACAGATTAAATTACAAGAAAGCGCCCAAGCAATAATTAGTAATAACCTTGGAAATTGTCAAGGCAGGGCTCCACTGCTCCTTCAAGATGTCAAGGCAAATGCTACCATTGCTGTTAATGTTTGGATGAAAAACTTTTGTCCGGAATGCAACCTGCAAAAGTTTAATCACGAAACACACAATACAATTTCAACAATGTTAAAGAGAAGGAAAGAATTTGATCATAATAGTCTGCAAGAACCAAATTAAAGCTTATAGAAAATAGAATTTCAAGTTTTTCGATTTCTAATTAGTTTATTGACGCTTGTAAGGGAAATTGAAACCAAGTACCAGGTTTTTTCCACCAGATTCAGGTTAAAAATCGCAAGAAATTAGAAGTTTGACAAAATCAGTGCTGGAATGCTGTAGCTCATATCCATAGAAGTCACTTATTAAGAAACTGACTCAGTATGAAACTACAAATAAAGCTCTAAGAAGTTGCATTcgaaaagaaagagaaaacaAAACCATTTCAACAGAAATCAAGATCACATACAATGAAGGACAAATGTGGAAAgactaatatatttttatgacaaCGAACCAGTAAATAAAGGGCCACAATTCACAAACATTATATTATGAAATCCATACCTTTGGAGGTTTGAATGGGTAATCAGGGGGAAAATGAATAGTGACTAAAAACACTCCGCCGGCATAGGGACTATCTTGTGGTCCCATTATTGTTGCTTGCCAGTGAAACATGTCCTCACCAACAGGTCCTGTTACAACAAAAGGTACATCacattttcattcaaaacaagGAAAAATGGTGAGAAAAAGGAATCCATTACTGATTGAGTAGAGTTCAAGTGTCAAAAACAACCAATGGATACttgcatattatgatttaacTTCCTTTAAAATAACACTATAATCAATAGAAGTGTTTACACCAATCAGGACAAAAAGGAGGCAGGTCGCAACTTTGCAGTTGGCTTCAATGGATAAATGGCGCGTAAATGGGACGCAGACCACTAAAAATGTTCGAAGTTCTCAAGGTTTTTACATGATAAAGATATGCAGATGTAAAATAATGCATATATACTTGCAAATTTGCAATAGAATCTCTTCTAGCCAGTTACTTATGAGTTCCAGTATGTTGGCGAGAGAACAGAGTTAATACAAACAAGTAAATGGATTGAAGACAACTACCTATGGGCACATAGCAAATATGACGCACAAATTTTGATCACAGATACAATTCGTAGTTTCATATATAACACAAGAAAAAATTTGCACAAATACTATCGATTCATGACAAACATCAAATCTGTCAACGCTTAGCTCAAGCTGCAGATCATAAGTAGCCTCAAGGTGTATAATTCAAGAGGCTTTATGGACTTACAATCATTGCGAGAACATCACCGACTTTAAAAATTAACACAAAACTcacataatatattattttttattaatattctgCACTGTTCTACTAACATCAAAATGTGCATCAACAAAATTTCCACAACCAAGATAGCATTTACCAGCAGCAATTGATTATAACCATAAACTCACGCTGTTCCTCGAATAAATCGTTAATCAACAAGTTAATAAccaaactattatttttttcttgatcatATTCACTAACAAACTCCACCGAGGATCAATAACACCCCACCTCAAACTTTACAGCGAAAGTCACATTCCTACTCCTTAAAACAGTCAAAACAACAAAGGTATGTAAACCCACAAAAAATAAGCTAATCTGCACACGTAATAAATAACCATTATTCATGGCTAGGACAACATTTTTACCTGCAAACAGTAAAAACAACAGAACCACATCTACCTACACAGATTAAATGAATCAACACACGGATTAACGAAATTCAAAATATCccatataaaaaatatgaaaacgtCAAAAAAAAGTAAACGAAATATAGACACATCCAGACACGTTAAAAAAAAGTAACAGAAATGAAAAGGGTCAAAGATTTACCAGCGCTGCAAGAAGTAGGGGGATCTTTCTGCAAATCCTTGAGCTCCTTCAAGATCCGCTTCGAAGCCATCGACCCAAAACTTGTCCGATCTAATGTAAAATTTCACCAAGAAAAAAAGACCCCATAAATGTAAAACGTCGATAACCAAGAAAATTGTTGATTACATATGAAATATAAGGAGAACATATATTTTACATTACGAATACGTACTGATTAGAAGTGAAAATGGGAGGCGATTAAGCCTAGCTTTCCCTTGGTTTTCTCCTGGTTTCGCTGCAGCTACTGTTGTTTCTTGACGCAAATCAACGACTTAGGGCAGgcgtttatttatatattattattattatatattatatattatttacttttttatatttaattaattaaatgttttcttTAGGTTGAATCAATTGAAAGTAGataactaatttaaaattattatcaatTTACAAAAgtgatttgatttaaaataaaagttttgtttagaatttttttatataaaatgtggaatgatttgatgaagttttcAGTATGATAAAAAGGacaattatgaaattaaatatttatatatatatatatagataatttaCCGTATATTTGTATTTAAGAATTTATTCGTATTGATTAATAAAACATATCTGATGTAATTTAGctaaaaactttaaataaatattcatcgtatatatatattatttcatatataCCTAATTTGCATAccttgattatttatttattctacgCTTACTTGGGATTACAAAAAAAACTCTCATTAGATTGTCTCACAAGTCAATTTAATGAGATAAATATCTGATTTAGGTCAcctatgttaaaaaaaattatttttcttatcaaaaatattattttttattgtaaacatGGGTAGAATTGACctgtttaaagaaaaaaatctaTAAGACCGTATCACAATAAACATATTCATTAATATCTAACAAAATCTATATGATTTGGTACATATTCCTCTCACTTCAATATAGGcgttaattcatttaaataacaTCCTACAATCTCTCACGTGTGTTTTTCAcaagtaaaaaaacatattgatacatgaattatttataaattgatattattaCTAAATactcattttattttaaggttatttcaatgattaaaatataaaaataaacttatatttatttaaagatcatattattataaataattatcaaactCTTCATATTAAATggaataattattaatatgtataacatatatcaattgataaattatatattcaaatattatacatcttgaaaatatttatttcaaggTTCTGAACTAAGTCTTAGTATTCAAGACTTATGATATaagaatcaaatctcttgtatcAACACCTCAGTTCCTGTTTGAGACTATACGATAATTTGTTCAActtgcaaaccaagttctctttgtctTTTTTAGCAAAATCTTATGGTTAgagcatataattttttcttcaagatctccatgaagaaatatTGTTTTCACGTCtggctgttctagatgtaggtcaaacaccgtaCACAATGTCAACACTACTCTGATTGTTGTAAGTTGAACCACGAGagaaaatatttcattgaaGTCACTGTATTCTTTCTGAACATACTTTTTTACCACCAATATAACACGATACATCTTCACTTGGTTATtgtcatcacgcttgatcttataaaTCAATCTGTTACCAATGGATTTCACCTCTCGTCGTAGTGTAACAAAATCTCAAGTTTTATTAATGTCTAATACATCCAATTCTTTTTGCATTGCTGTCATCCACAAGGATATATCCAAACTTTGAATAGCCTCATGGAAATTCAATAGCTCACTGTCATCTGATAATAGAAATATGCGATATTGTTTTTCAGTCACATAATATGAAGAACatcctggtggtcttctgtctcgagttgattGTCATATCTTGTAAACCTCATACTCAGCATGTTCTTCATACTCTTGTACAGCTTCACATGAAATTTGAACTTCGTCTATCTTATTTTCCACCAGAAATATAGTAGTTTTTGAATTCAGTGTGCATTTGTCTCCTTTTACTTTATCTttctcgaagataacatccctgctaaTAACAAATTTGTAGACAATAGGATCTCACAAGCGAAACatctttactccatcagcataacctaAGAATATACACTTTCTGGATTTCAAATCCAACTTCATTCTTTCTTGCttattgtacagaacgtacacaggactttTAAATGTATACAAATGTAAATAATCAACAGGCCTCTCAGATCACATTTTCGTCgtagtcttcagatcaatcgccactgaaggagaatgATTGATTATACAAATAACGGACTGACCGTATCCGCCTAAAATGACTTTGCTAAATCCGCATTCCTAAAAAAAAGTTGATTCTCTATTTCAATTCCTCATAATGTAATCTGGATAAGTTCTGGATTTTTTCCTTTGTTACAAGAAATTGTATTAAACGACTCTAAGAGTAATATATTGTTCTTtctttcaataaataaataaatatatatattgataaacgAAATTGTATTAAACGATTCTAAGagtaatatatgtatatacatatacatacaatgATAAACGAGTTTTTTACATATATGAATATAATATaagaacatattttaatttttagtctCAAGAAGAGAAGGAAAAATCGTGATTGTTCCAATTAATTTGAttatacaaataaaaatttatcagtAGTTTTGGTAATCGTTGTCATTAAATTAGTGTTTCCCTAAAGGAAGATTATTGATTGTTGTCCAATTCATGTTTAGCTTTTTTTTCGTATCTCGATTATCATAACAAATCTCAATTTGAGTCCGTCTATATTACACTGAAAGTATTCTCTCACTATTACAATATCATTAGATCATATGGGTCCCTCATATTGTTATTGAAGCTGACAAATATGTTGATGATCTAAAGATTAACATTTGACCATATGAGATAAATAATTCAGATATAGCATATAATAACTTATCAATTTGTATTGTgcaataaacataaatatattttctttacaaAAGCGTACTTATAATTTG includes:
- the LOC140985071 gene encoding ubiquitin-conjugating enzyme E2 28-like, which translates into the protein MASKRILKELKDLQKDPPTSCSAGPVGEDMFHWQATIMGPQDSPYAGGVFLVTIHFPPDYPFKPPKVAFRTKVFHPNINSNGSICLDILKEQWSPALTISKVLLSICSLLTDPNPDDPLVPEIAHMYKTDRAKYEQTARSWTQKYAMG